One part of the Sphingobium yanoikuyae genome encodes these proteins:
- the rplX gene encoding 50S ribosomal protein L24, which yields MSAAKIKKGDKVVVLAGKDKGRTGAVLQVMPKDDKVLVEGINVHAKHRKPDQSNPQGGIDRKPAPMHISNVAVADKDGKPTRVRFEDRDGKKVRVAVKSGEVL from the coding sequence ATGAGCGCTGCTAAGATCAAGAAGGGCGACAAGGTCGTCGTCCTGGCTGGCAAGGACAAGGGCCGTACCGGCGCCGTCCTCCAGGTGATGCCCAAGGACGACAAGGTCCTGGTCGAAGGCATCAACGTGCATGCGAAGCATCGCAAGCCCGACCAGTCGAACCCGCAGGGTGGCATCGACCGCAAGCCGGCCCCGATGCACATTTCGAACGTCGCTGTCGCCGACAAGGATGGCAAGCCGACCCGCGTCCGTTTCGAGGACCGCGACGGCAAGAAGGTCCGCGTCGCCGTCAAGTCCGGTGAGGTGCTGTAA